In Macadamia integrifolia cultivar HAES 741 chromosome 1, SCU_Mint_v3, whole genome shotgun sequence, a single window of DNA contains:
- the LOC122065461 gene encoding uncharacterized protein LOC122065461 codes for MDFITGLPPSILVMVDHLRKYAHFCALPSNFTSTKVVVVFVAEIMRLHGLPHTIVSDRDPLFLSNFRQELFHLQGTKLSISTIYHPQTDGQSEVLYYCLEMPPPSLLRYIPGTFANKDVHQELQTREDILSSLKSNLARAQVRIENQADKGRVDAHYSEDFWKPLRIHSNRQEVAEKSTMDGPGLYGLVRNLENVTEGNIAGKILYSTVVAGTLPKIDNLPDPIQAGSLTTVTIP; via the exons ATGGACTTTATTACTGGCCTTCCACCATCAATTCTGGTTATGGTTGATCATCTTAGAAAATATGCCCACTTTTGTGCTCTTCCCAGCAACTTCACAAGTACTAAGGTGGTCGTGGTCTTCGTTGCTGAGATTATGCGCCTCCATGGCCTTCCCCACACCATTGTTAGTGATAGGGATCCCTTATTCCTCAGCAACTTCCGGCAGGAACTATTCCACCTCCAGGGAACCAAATTGTCTATAAGCACCATTTATCACCCCCAGACAGACGGTCAATCCGAAGTCCTCTACTATTGCCTCGAAAT GCCTCCTCCATCTCTTCTACGTTACATCCCGGGTACTTTTGCTAATAAGGATGTTCACCAGGAGCTTCAGACCAGAGAAGACATTCTCTCCTCCCTGAAATCCAACCTCGCTCGTGCCCAAGTTCGTATAGAAAATCAGGCAGACAAAGGGCGTGTGGATGCCCATTACTCAGAGG ATTTCTGGAAACCTCTTCGCATCCATTCTAATAGGCAGGAAGTGGCAGAGAAATCTACCATGGACGGACCAGGTTTGTATGGATTAGTTAGGAACTTAGAGAATGTGACTGAAGGTAACATTGCTGGTAAGATCTTGTATTCTACTGTTGTGGCAGGGACTTTGCCGAAGATTGACAACCTGCCAGATCCAATTCAAGCTGGATCCCTAACCACAGTGACCATACCATAA